The Pantoea nemavictus genome includes a region encoding these proteins:
- a CDS encoding HHA domain-containing protein: protein MSNQALTKTDYLMRLRRCRSIDTLERVIEKNKYELPDNELAVFYSAADHRLAELTMNKLYDKVPVSVWKFVR from the coding sequence ATGAGCAACCAAGCCTTAACCAAAACAGATTATTTGATGCGACTGCGCCGCTGTCGCTCAATCGATACCCTTGAACGGGTGATCGAAAAAAACAAGTACGAATTACCTGATAATGAACTCGCGGTATTCTATTCGGCAGCCGATCACCGTCTGGCTGAACTGACCATGAATAAGCTTTACGATAAAGTACCGGTTTCTGTCTGGAAGTTCGTCCGCTAA
- the ykgO gene encoding type B 50S ribosomal protein L36 yields MQVLSSLRSAKSRHKDCKVVRRKGRIYVICKTNPRFKAVQGRKKKR; encoded by the coding sequence ATGCAGGTATTGAGTTCATTGCGCTCTGCGAAGTCGCGCCATAAAGATTGCAAAGTGGTGCGTCGCAAAGGTCGCATCTATGTGATTTGCAAAACCAATCCGCGCTTTAAGGCGGTTCAGGGAAGAAAGAAAAAAAGGTAG
- a CDS encoding metal ABC transporter ATP-binding protein, with amino-acid sequence MMHFNRLQAGYQGRAVTPVINGELTKGSMTALIGANGSGKSTLLKTIAGLLPPISGHCELQIQRKALGWLPQRSELETRFPLTAYELVAMGCWPRCGWFGSINRSLCKEIDAALDAVQMREFADAQPSTLSGGQLQRVLFARLMLQRSQLWLLDEPFNGIDTQTVTLLMSILEQQQRAGTTILVVLHDRPLVARYFQDVLSLDDTDSAHAPQLRKVAS; translated from the coding sequence ATGATGCATTTCAACCGCTTACAGGCAGGTTATCAGGGGCGGGCGGTAACGCCAGTTATTAACGGCGAGCTGACAAAGGGCAGCATGACGGCGCTGATTGGTGCTAATGGCAGCGGAAAATCGACCTTATTGAAAACCATTGCTGGTTTACTGCCGCCAATTTCCGGTCACTGTGAATTGCAGATTCAGCGCAAAGCGCTGGGGTGGCTACCGCAGCGCAGCGAACTTGAAACGCGTTTTCCTCTTACGGCTTATGAACTGGTGGCGATGGGGTGCTGGCCGCGCTGCGGCTGGTTCGGCAGCATCAATCGGTCCTTATGCAAAGAAATTGACGCAGCGCTGGATGCGGTCCAGATGCGTGAGTTTGCTGATGCTCAACCTTCTACCTTATCCGGTGGACAACTGCAGCGAGTGCTGTTCGCGCGTCTGATGCTGCAGCGCAGCCAGCTCTGGCTGCTGGATGAACCCTTCAACGGTATTGATACGCAAACCGTCACGCTGCTGATGTCCATTCTTGAGCAGCAGCAGCGAGCGGGAACCACAATATTGGTGGTACTGCACGATCGCCCGCTGGTGGCGCGTTATTTTCAGGATGTGTTGTCACTGGATGACACTGACTCTGCACACGCTCCGCAATTGCGCAAGGTGGCGTCGTGA
- a CDS encoding multidrug efflux RND transporter permease subunit AcrB — MAKFFIDRPIFAWVLAIIIMLAGVLSIISLPIEQYPNVAPPAVEIQATYPGADAKTLQDSVTQVIEQNMNGIDGLMYMSSSSDSSGTLTLTLTFQSGTDADIAQVQVQNKLQLATPLLPQEVQQQGIQVKKSSSSFLMVAGFVSDDGTMTQNDISDYVASNIKDPVSRMPGVGDTQVFGAQYAMRIWLDPHKLNNYQLTPVDVISALQVQNTQIAAGQLGGTPPVPGQQLNASIIAQTRLTSTDEFGNILLKVNQDGSQVRLRDVAKIELGGENYEIIARYNGKPASGIGIKLATGANALDTADAVKGELKKLEPFFPEGMKTVYPYDTTPFVKISIFEVVKTLFEAIVLVFLVMYLFLQNFRATLIPTIAVPVVLLGTFAVISAFGYSINTLTMFGMVLAIGLLVDDAIVVVENVERVMAEEGLPPKEATKRSMEQIQGALVGIALVLSAVFIPMAFFGGSTGVIYRQFSITIVSAMALSVLVALILTPALCATLLKPVAKGNHGKTTGFFGWFNRMFDKSTNHYVDSVGHIVRSTGRYLLIYLIIVVGMAYMFLKLPTSFLPEEDQGLLLAQAQLPAGATQERTQKVLDQVTDYFLTKEKDSVNSVFTVNGFGFAGRGQNTGIAFVSLKPWDERGDANLKVPAIAGRAMQALGQIKDAMVFPFNLPAIIELGNATGFDFMLTDQGNLGHEKLTAARNQLFGMIAQHPDTLVGVRPNGMEDTPQYKLIIDQEKAQALGVSLSDINTTLGSAWGGSYVNDFIDRGRVKKVYVMGEADSRMLPDDISKWFVRNSGGTMVPFSAFSSAKWQYGSPRLERYNGLPSMEILGQAAPGKSSGDAMNLMEELAGKLPAGIGYDWTGMSYQERLSGNQAPALYAISLIVVFLCLAALYESWSIPFSVMLVVPLGVVGALLFTTLRGLSNDVYFVVGLLTTIGLSAKNAILIVEFAKDLMEKEGKGLVESTLEASRMRLRPILMTSLAFILGVMPLAISTGAGSGAQNAVGTGVMGGMVTATALAIFFVPVFFVVVRRRFSKNKGDIEQGHPVEHKH; from the coding sequence ATGGCTAAGTTCTTTATTGATCGCCCCATTTTTGCGTGGGTGCTCGCCATCATCATTATGCTGGCCGGTGTGCTATCGATTATCAGCCTGCCGATTGAGCAATATCCCAATGTTGCGCCGCCGGCGGTTGAAATCCAGGCGACCTACCCGGGTGCTGATGCGAAAACGCTGCAAGATTCGGTGACCCAGGTCATCGAGCAAAACATGAACGGTATCGATGGACTGATGTATATGTCCTCGAGCAGCGACTCGTCAGGTACGTTGACGCTGACGCTAACCTTCCAGTCTGGTACTGATGCCGATATTGCGCAGGTTCAGGTGCAGAACAAACTGCAGCTGGCCACGCCGTTATTGCCACAAGAGGTGCAGCAACAGGGGATTCAGGTTAAGAAATCTTCCAGTAGCTTCCTGATGGTGGCCGGTTTCGTCAGTGATGACGGCACCATGACGCAGAATGATATTTCTGACTATGTCGCTTCTAACATCAAAGATCCGGTCAGCCGTATGCCGGGCGTGGGTGATACCCAGGTGTTTGGTGCGCAGTATGCGATGCGTATCTGGCTCGATCCCCACAAGCTGAATAACTATCAGCTGACACCGGTGGATGTGATCAGCGCGCTGCAAGTGCAGAACACCCAGATTGCCGCAGGTCAGTTAGGTGGTACGCCACCAGTACCAGGCCAGCAGCTGAATGCCTCGATCATTGCGCAAACCCGTCTGACATCAACAGACGAGTTCGGCAATATCTTGCTGAAAGTGAATCAGGATGGTTCGCAGGTGCGCTTGCGTGATGTAGCGAAGATTGAATTGGGTGGTGAAAACTACGAGATCATCGCGCGTTATAATGGCAAACCGGCTTCAGGTATCGGGATCAAATTGGCAACCGGTGCTAACGCGCTGGATACCGCCGATGCGGTTAAAGGCGAACTGAAGAAGCTGGAGCCGTTCTTCCCGGAAGGCATGAAAACCGTTTATCCGTACGACACCACGCCGTTCGTTAAAATTTCGATTTTCGAAGTGGTGAAAACGCTGTTTGAAGCGATCGTGCTGGTGTTCCTGGTGATGTATCTGTTCCTGCAGAACTTCCGTGCAACGCTGATTCCAACCATCGCCGTTCCGGTCGTCTTACTCGGTACCTTTGCGGTTATCAGCGCCTTTGGCTACTCGATAAACACCCTGACGATGTTCGGGATGGTGCTCGCTATCGGCCTGCTGGTAGATGACGCCATCGTGGTAGTAGAGAACGTTGAACGTGTGATGGCCGAAGAGGGCTTACCGCCTAAAGAGGCCACTAAGCGTTCGATGGAGCAGATCCAGGGCGCGCTGGTGGGTATCGCACTGGTGCTGTCTGCGGTGTTTATTCCAATGGCGTTCTTCGGCGGTTCAACCGGCGTAATCTATCGCCAGTTCTCGATCACCATCGTTTCCGCGATGGCGCTGTCGGTACTAGTGGCGTTGATTCTGACGCCTGCGCTGTGTGCCACCCTGCTGAAGCCAGTGGCAAAAGGCAACCACGGTAAAACCACCGGTTTCTTCGGCTGGTTTAACCGTATGTTCGACAAGAGCACCAACCACTATGTCGATAGTGTCGGTCATATCGTGCGCAGTACCGGTCGCTACCTGCTGATTTATCTCATTATCGTTGTCGGCATGGCCTACATGTTCCTGAAACTGCCTACCTCGTTCCTGCCGGAAGAGGATCAGGGTCTGTTACTGGCGCAGGCGCAGCTGCCGGCCGGTGCAACCCAGGAACGTACCCAGAAGGTATTGGATCAGGTAACCGATTACTTCCTGACCAAAGAGAAAGACAGCGTGAATTCGGTGTTTACCGTTAACGGCTTCGGCTTTGCCGGTCGTGGACAAAATACCGGTATTGCATTCGTCAGCCTCAAGCCGTGGGATGAGCGTGGCGATGCTAACCTGAAAGTACCTGCGATTGCCGGACGTGCCATGCAGGCGCTCGGTCAGATCAAAGATGCAATGGTATTCCCGTTCAACTTGCCAGCGATTATCGAACTGGGTAACGCCACCGGCTTTGACTTCATGCTGACCGATCAGGGTAACCTGGGTCACGAGAAGCTGACCGCCGCGCGTAACCAGCTGTTTGGCATGATTGCCCAGCATCCGGATACGCTGGTTGGCGTACGTCCAAATGGTATGGAAGATACGCCACAGTACAAACTGATTATCGATCAGGAAAAAGCGCAGGCACTGGGTGTGTCGTTGTCTGACATCAATACCACGCTGGGTTCAGCATGGGGTGGTTCTTACGTCAACGACTTCATCGATCGTGGTCGCGTGAAGAAAGTGTACGTCATGGGCGAAGCCGATTCGCGTATGTTGCCGGACGATATCAGTAAGTGGTTCGTGCGCAACAGTGGCGGCACCATGGTTCCGTTCTCCGCCTTCTCCTCGGCGAAGTGGCAGTACGGTTCACCGCGTCTGGAGCGTTATAACGGCTTGCCATCGATGGAGATCCTTGGCCAGGCAGCGCCAGGCAAGAGCTCCGGTGATGCCATGAACCTGATGGAAGAGTTGGCTGGAAAACTGCCTGCAGGTATCGGTTATGACTGGACCGGCATGTCTTATCAGGAACGCTTGTCTGGCAACCAGGCACCGGCGCTGTATGCCATCTCGCTGATTGTGGTGTTCTTGTGTCTGGCGGCGCTGTATGAGAGCTGGTCGATTCCATTCTCGGTCATGTTAGTCGTACCGCTGGGTGTCGTCGGCGCACTGCTGTTTACTACGCTGCGTGGCCTGAGCAACGACGTCTACTTTGTGGTGGGCTTGTTGACCACCATAGGATTGTCGGCGAAGAACGCCATCCTGATTGTCGAATTTGCTAAGGATTTGATGGAGAAGGAAGGCAAAGGGTTGGTTGAATCAACGCTGGAAGCATCCCGTATGCGTCTGCGTCCGATTCTGATGACCTCACTCGCCTTTATCCTGGGCGTAATGCCGCTGGCGATCAGTACTGGTGCGGGTTCTGGCGCGCAGAACGCGGTAGGTACTGGCGTTATGGGCGGGATGGTAACAGCAACTGCGCTGGCTATCTTCTTCGTTCCGGTGTTCTTCGTGGTGGTTCGCCGCCGCTTCAGTAAGAACAAAGGTGATATTGAACAGGGTCATCCTGTCGAGCATAAACACTAA
- the acrR gene encoding multidrug efflux transporter transcriptional repressor AcrR translates to MARKTKAQALETRHQILDAALAHFSEHGVAATSLADIATAAGVTRGAIYWHFKNKADLLHEIWLRCDAGLDDVELEYQTKYPGDPLSVVRSMLIYILDATAKDPQRRALMEIIFHKCEFVGEMSTLQDMQQSLLQECYDRIENVLRLCIDAGQLPAGLNTRQAALLMRGYINGMMESWLFNPQSFDLAEDAPQLVDAFLDMLRLSPTLLSPP, encoded by the coding sequence ATGGCACGAAAAACCAAAGCGCAAGCTCTTGAAACACGGCATCAAATTCTTGACGCCGCATTAGCACACTTTTCCGAACACGGTGTGGCCGCCACGTCTCTGGCGGATATCGCAACAGCGGCCGGCGTCACGCGCGGTGCTATTTACTGGCATTTCAAAAATAAAGCCGATCTATTACATGAGATCTGGCTACGTTGTGACGCTGGGCTGGACGATGTGGAACTTGAGTATCAGACAAAATACCCTGGCGATCCACTTTCTGTTGTCCGTTCGATGTTGATCTATATCCTTGACGCCACAGCAAAGGATCCGCAAAGACGCGCATTAATGGAGATTATCTTTCATAAATGTGAATTTGTTGGCGAAATGTCGACCTTACAGGATATGCAGCAGAGCTTACTGCAAGAGTGTTACGATCGAATTGAAAACGTGCTACGTCTCTGTATTGATGCCGGTCAGTTGCCTGCGGGCCTCAATACACGCCAGGCCGCGCTACTGATGCGGGGCTATATCAATGGCATGATGGAAAGCTGGTTGTTCAACCCGCAAAGCTTTGATCTGGCAGAAGATGCACCACAGCTGGTGGATGCCTTCCTCGATATGCTAAGGCTGAGTCCAACGCTGCTTAGTCCGCCTTAA
- a CDS encoding efflux RND transporter periplasmic adaptor subunit yields the protein MNKNRGLAPLAAVLMLSGSFVLTGCDDNKSQQAAQQQPPEVGVVTLKNEPLKITTELPGRTSAFRVAEVRPQVSGIILKRNFVEGSDVKAGQSLYQIDPATYQAAYDSAKADLAQAEANARVAQLTITRYKPLLGTKYISQQDYDTAAGTAAQTAAAAQAARANVETARINLAYTKVTSPISGRIGKSSVTEGALVSNGQTTALATVQQLDPMYVDVTQSSDDFLRLRAELESGQLKQNDGKANVTLLMQNGSAYSQSGTLEFSDVSVDETTGSITLRAIFPNPDNRLLPGMFVRARLDEGTNPTALLVPQQGVTRTPTGQATAMVVGADNKVESRNITANQAFGDKWLVTEGLKEGDRVITTGIQRAKPGAQVTPQEVSDDAKAAPESPSAKSSS from the coding sequence ATGAATAAAAACAGAGGATTAGCGCCTCTGGCGGCCGTCCTGATGCTTTCAGGCAGCTTTGTGTTAACAGGATGTGATGATAATAAATCCCAGCAAGCCGCCCAGCAGCAGCCCCCAGAAGTGGGTGTTGTGACGTTAAAAAACGAACCCTTGAAAATTACTACTGAGCTGCCGGGCCGTACCTCGGCCTTCCGCGTTGCGGAAGTTCGCCCTCAGGTGTCAGGTATAATTCTCAAGCGTAATTTTGTTGAAGGTAGTGATGTAAAGGCCGGTCAATCGCTGTATCAAATCGATCCCGCCACCTATCAGGCAGCCTATGACAGTGCCAAAGCCGATTTAGCGCAGGCAGAAGCCAATGCCCGCGTCGCGCAGCTAACCATTACGCGTTATAAGCCGCTGCTGGGTACCAAGTACATTAGTCAGCAGGATTATGACACCGCAGCAGGCACTGCAGCGCAGACTGCGGCTGCCGCTCAGGCGGCGCGTGCCAATGTGGAAACCGCACGCATCAATCTGGCCTATACCAAAGTGACCTCGCCAATCAGCGGTCGTATTGGTAAATCGTCAGTGACCGAAGGTGCACTGGTTTCAAATGGGCAAACCACCGCGTTAGCAACCGTGCAGCAGCTCGATCCTATGTATGTTGACGTGACCCAATCCAGCGATGATTTCCTGCGTTTGCGCGCAGAGCTGGAATCCGGTCAGCTGAAACAGAATGACGGTAAGGCCAACGTCACCCTGCTGATGCAAAACGGTAGCGCATATAGCCAGTCAGGCACATTGGAATTCTCTGATGTCAGCGTGGATGAAACCACCGGTTCTATTACGCTGCGCGCCATCTTCCCGAATCCGGACAATCGCCTGCTGCCAGGTATGTTTGTTCGCGCACGTCTGGATGAAGGCACCAACCCAACCGCATTGCTGGTACCGCAACAGGGCGTAACCCGCACTCCAACCGGTCAGGCTACGGCAATGGTCGTTGGCGCAGATAACAAAGTGGAATCACGTAACATCACCGCTAATCAGGCATTTGGCGACAAATGGCTGGTGACGGAAGGTCTGAAAGAAGGCGATCGGGTGATCACCACCGGTATCCAGCGTGCCAAACCGGGTGCGCAGGTGACGCCACAAGAAGTCTCCGACGATGCCAAAGCTGCGCCAGAATCACCGTCTGCTAAATCATCGTCATAA
- the apt gene encoding adenine phosphoribosyltransferase — protein MTATAQQLELIKNSIKSIPDYPKPGILFRDVTSLMEDPQAYAASIAILVERYRDKGITKVVGTEARGFLFGAPVALGLGVGFVPVRKPGKLPRETFSESYELEYGTDALELHKDAIKPGDVVLVVDDLLATGGTLEATVKLIRRAGGEVKDAAFVINLFDLTGEARLTAMGVECFSLVNFPGH, from the coding sequence ATGACCGCAACTGCGCAGCAGCTTGAACTCATCAAAAACAGCATCAAAAGCATTCCTGACTATCCTAAGCCGGGCATTCTGTTCCGTGACGTGACCAGTCTGATGGAAGATCCGCAGGCCTATGCCGCGTCGATCGCCATTCTGGTTGAGCGTTATCGTGACAAAGGCATCACCAAGGTGGTGGGGACTGAGGCGCGTGGCTTCCTGTTTGGTGCGCCTGTCGCGTTGGGTTTGGGCGTGGGTTTTGTGCCGGTGCGTAAGCCTGGCAAACTGCCGCGTGAAACCTTCAGTGAAAGTTATGAGCTGGAGTACGGCACCGACGCGCTCGAGCTGCATAAAGATGCAATCAAGCCGGGCGATGTGGTGCTGGTTGTCGACGATCTGCTGGCAACGGGCGGCACCCTTGAAGCGACAGTAAAATTGATCCGCCGCGCTGGTGGTGAAGTGAAAGACGCCGCCTTCGTGATTAATTTGTTTGACCTGACCGGCGAAGCCCGTCTCACCGCCATGGGCGTTGAGTGCTTTAGCCTGGTCAATTTCCCCGGCCACTAA
- a CDS encoding metal ABC transporter permease, which produces MTLIQPFIEFGFMRRALVACVALAISATPLGVFLSLRRMSLVGDALSHAVLPGAAMGYLVSGLSLVAMGIGGLIAGLAVALLSGAVSRYTHLKEDASFSGFYLGSLALGVTLVSLRGSSVDLLHVLFGSLLAVDNAAILLVGGIAAFTLLLLAVIFRPLVIDAFDPDFLRAQGKWSAPLVHGLFLMLVVLNLVAGFQVLGTLMSVGLMMLPATSARFWSRHLACMLGIAMLLAIVSAFIGLILSWHFSLPAGPAVVLSAAVLFLLSVLTGPCGGLLRRR; this is translated from the coding sequence GTGACATTAATTCAACCCTTCATCGAATTTGGTTTCATGCGCCGTGCGCTAGTCGCCTGCGTGGCACTGGCGATCAGCGCAACTCCGCTGGGCGTGTTCCTTTCACTGCGCCGCATGAGTTTGGTCGGCGATGCGCTATCACATGCCGTATTACCCGGCGCGGCGATGGGTTATCTGGTATCGGGATTATCGCTGGTGGCGATGGGCATTGGCGGCCTGATTGCCGGTTTGGCAGTGGCGCTGCTCTCCGGCGCGGTTAGCCGTTATACGCACTTGAAAGAGGATGCCAGCTTTTCTGGCTTCTACCTCGGTTCGCTCGCGCTCGGTGTCACGCTGGTGTCGCTACGGGGTTCCAGCGTCGATCTTCTGCACGTGTTATTTGGATCGCTGCTGGCGGTGGATAACGCGGCGATTCTGTTGGTCGGCGGCATTGCGGCTTTCACTTTGCTGCTGCTGGCGGTGATCTTCCGTCCGCTGGTGATAGATGCATTCGATCCCGATTTCCTGCGCGCCCAAGGCAAATGGAGCGCGCCGCTGGTGCACGGGTTGTTCCTGATGCTGGTGGTGCTCAATCTGGTGGCAGGCTTTCAGGTGCTGGGCACGCTGATGTCAGTGGGATTGATGATGTTACCTGCAACCAGCGCGCGCTTCTGGAGCCGCCATCTCGCCTGCATGCTCGGCATCGCCATGCTGCTGGCGATCGTCTCTGCGTTTATCGGCCTGATTCTATCGTGGCATTTCTCGCTGCCGGCTGGACCTGCGGTAGTGCTGAGTGCTGCGGTGCTCTTTCTACTTTCTGTTTTGACAGGACCATGTGGCGGCCTGTTGCGCCGCCGATAA
- a CDS encoding type B 50S ribosomal protein L31 has protein sequence MKPDIHPHYRAVVFHDTSANEYFKVGSTIKTERTIEYEGEVLPYVTLDVSSKSHVFYTGKQKDFAKEGSTARFNQRFGSFLTRNK, from the coding sequence ATGAAACCGGATATTCATCCCCATTATCGCGCTGTGGTGTTTCACGACACGTCAGCTAACGAATACTTCAAAGTTGGCTCCACCATCAAAACCGAGCGCACCATCGAGTATGAAGGTGAAGTGCTGCCGTACGTTACGCTGGATGTTTCCTCAAAATCCCACGTGTTCTACACCGGTAAACAAAAAGATTTCGCCAAAGAGGGCAGCACCGCGCGCTTCAATCAGCGTTTTGGCAGCTTCCTGACGCGTAACAAGTAA
- a CDS encoding GlsB/YeaQ/YmgE family stress response membrane protein, which produces MTLVFWIVMGLAAGWLKRVIFPGRPGGFVPTLVLAVIGALIGGYIATYFTTGDLATLHPAGFAAALLGALLMLLVAAKLRI; this is translated from the coding sequence ATGACGCTGGTTTTTTGGATTGTGATGGGATTAGCCGCGGGTTGGCTCAAGCGGGTTATTTTTCCCGGTCGTCCGGGAGGATTCGTGCCTACGCTGGTGCTGGCGGTGATTGGCGCACTCATTGGTGGTTATATCGCTACTTACTTTACTACCGGCGATCTCGCCACCTTGCATCCGGCCGGTTTCGCCGCAGCGCTGCTCGGCGCACTGTTAATGCTGCTGGTCGCGGCGAAATTACGTATTTAG
- the rsmS gene encoding pleiotropic regulatory protein RsmS — translation MSLDSAPDEIKLAVDLIQLLEENNVPTATVLAALAIVQHDYEQKQAAEVKAD, via the coding sequence ATGTCACTGGACAGCGCACCGGACGAAATCAAGCTTGCCGTCGATTTGATTCAACTGCTTGAAGAGAATAACGTCCCCACCGCTACCGTACTGGCGGCGTTGGCGATCGTTCAACATGATTATGAGCAAAAACAAGCGGCGGAAGTTAAGGCGGACTAA
- the tomB gene encoding Hha toxicity modulator TomB, whose amino-acid sequence MDEYSPKRHDIAQLKYLCENLFDESMATLTDSHHGWVNDPTSESNLQLNDLIEHIASFTMNYKIKHVEDEALITQIDEYLDDTFMLFSSYGINTQDLQRWQRSAKRLFNLFAEECAYLQQPSHSF is encoded by the coding sequence ATGGACGAATACTCACCGAAACGGCATGATATTGCCCAGCTTAAATACCTGTGTGAGAACTTGTTCGATGAAAGTATGGCGACATTGACTGATAGCCATCATGGCTGGGTTAATGATCCTACTTCTGAAAGCAATTTACAGCTCAACGATTTGATTGAGCATATCGCTTCTTTCACGATGAATTACAAAATTAAGCACGTTGAAGATGAAGCCCTGATTACGCAAATCGATGAATATCTTGACGATACCTTTATGCTGTTCAGCAGCTATGGAATCAATACTCAGGATCTACAACGGTGGCAGCGTTCAGCAAAACGCTTATTTAATCTGTTTGCCGAAGAGTGTGCTTATCTCCAACAACCTAGCCATTCCTTTTAG
- the priC gene encoding primosomal replication protein PriC, whose amino-acid sequence MPQPPAQQRLHAMLDLLRQQIAQQPDGACRQPRFDTQLFRTSGTRLADYLRELESNVSQLTAADSDVARRQWLAEKVLDQIAALQRECDSQQLRVKRERPRIDSRQKKREEYQGFEQRLLAMIQQREQHLARAETLSVQQQLIREVDQLQERLARCRAAIYKLELQFTSR is encoded by the coding sequence ATGCCCCAACCGCCCGCACAACAGCGTCTTCATGCCATGTTAGATTTACTGCGCCAGCAGATTGCGCAGCAGCCGGATGGTGCCTGTCGTCAGCCACGTTTTGACACTCAGCTATTTCGCACCAGCGGCACGCGCCTGGCGGATTATCTGCGCGAGTTGGAAAGCAATGTTTCACAACTAACCGCAGCCGATAGCGATGTGGCGCGCCGTCAGTGGCTGGCAGAGAAAGTACTGGATCAGATCGCCGCCTTGCAACGCGAATGCGATAGCCAACAGTTGCGCGTCAAGCGTGAGCGTCCGCGCATCGATTCACGTCAAAAAAAACGCGAAGAGTACCAAGGCTTTGAACAGCGACTGCTGGCGATGATTCAGCAACGTGAACAGCATCTGGCGCGGGCTGAAACCCTGAGCGTTCAGCAGCAACTGATCCGTGAAGTTGATCAGTTACAGGAGCGTCTGGCGCGCTGTCGTGCCGCCATCTACAAACTGGAATTACAGTTTACTTCGCGCTAA
- a CDS encoding DUF454 family protein, with protein sequence MQRILLLSLGWLAIVLGTLGIVLPLLPTTPFVLLAAWCFARSSPRFHHWLLWRSPFGRYIRHWQQHRAMPPGAKGRAILMIVATFSVSIYLVNLLWVRILLGVMLALLVLFMWRIPVVAENADPPPQSR encoded by the coding sequence ATGCAGCGTATTTTACTACTGAGCCTTGGCTGGCTGGCGATTGTGCTAGGTACGCTGGGCATTGTATTACCTTTATTACCCACCACGCCATTTGTGTTGCTGGCGGCCTGGTGTTTTGCGCGCTCGTCGCCACGTTTCCACCACTGGTTGCTGTGGCGATCGCCGTTTGGTCGCTATATTCGCCACTGGCAACAGCATCGCGCCATGCCGCCCGGGGCTAAAGGGCGCGCTATCCTGATGATTGTGGCCACCTTTTCCGTCTCAATCTATCTGGTGAATTTGCTGTGGGTGCGCATTCTGCTGGGCGTAATGCTCGCTCTGCTAGTGCTGTTTATGTGGCGCATTCCGGTTGTGGCAGAGAACGCCGACCCGCCGCCGCAGTCGCGTTAG
- a CDS encoding metal ABC transporter substrate-binding protein, which yields MKKLPLSLAISAMLISPLALAKSVDVVASFTVLADIVKQVGGEHVNVKSLVGPNGDPHTFEPTPQDSQALSQADVVFVSGLGMEGWMDRLISASGYKGTIVVASNGVNTRKMEEDGKSITDPHAWNSMQNGVIYATNVMNALIKADPEDAVDIRKSGESYIQQLQKLDSWAETAFAEVPKNKRKVLTSHDAFGYFGQRYGVSFLAPVGFSTEAEASASDVASIIKQLKAEHINTYFMENQTDPRLVKQIASETGAKPGGELYPEALSEADGPAATYVAAFKHNVDAILHSMK from the coding sequence ATGAAAAAGTTACCGCTGAGTTTGGCGATTAGCGCCATGCTGATTAGCCCGCTGGCGCTGGCCAAAAGCGTTGATGTTGTGGCGAGCTTTACCGTGCTGGCAGATATCGTGAAGCAGGTAGGTGGCGAGCACGTTAATGTGAAATCGTTAGTTGGCCCAAATGGCGATCCTCACACCTTCGAACCCACGCCGCAAGATAGCCAGGCGCTGTCGCAGGCTGATGTGGTGTTCGTTAGTGGTTTAGGCATGGAAGGGTGGATGGATCGCCTGATCAGCGCTTCAGGCTACAAAGGCACGATTGTAGTGGCATCGAATGGCGTGAACACGCGCAAGATGGAAGAGGACGGTAAAAGCATCACCGATCCGCACGCGTGGAACAGTATGCAAAACGGTGTGATTTACGCCACGAATGTGATGAATGCGCTGATAAAAGCAGATCCTGAAGATGCAGTGGATATTCGCAAAAGCGGTGAAAGTTACATTCAGCAATTGCAGAAGCTGGATAGCTGGGCGGAAACCGCGTTTGCTGAAGTGCCGAAAAACAAACGTAAAGTGCTGACCAGCCACGATGCCTTTGGCTATTTCGGCCAACGTTACGGTGTTAGCTTCCTTGCGCCCGTTGGCTTTTCAACCGAAGCAGAAGCCAGCGCCAGCGACGTGGCCTCGATCATCAAACAGCTAAAGGCCGAGCACATTAATACCTACTTTATGGAGAATCAAACCGATCCGCGTCTGGTAAAACAGATCGCCAGCGAAACGGGGGCAAAGCCGGGCGGGGAACTCTATCCGGAAGCGTTGTCTGAAGCTGATGGTCCCGCGGCGACCTATGTGGCCGCGTTCAAACACAATGTTGACGCCATTCTGCATAGCATGAAGTAA